ATCTTGTCGCCGCCCACGCGCACGGACTTCGAATAGACCACGCCGGACAGGGAGATGACGGCCACTTCGGTGGTGCCGCCGCCGATGTCGACCACCATGTTGGAGGTCGGCTCGGTGATGGGCAAATTGGCGCCGATGGCGGCGGCCATGGGCTCCTCGATCAGGTAGACCTCGCGCGCGCCGGCGCTCTGGGCCGATTCCTTGACGGCGCGCTTTTCCACCTGCGTGATGCCCGTGGGCACGCAGATGATGATGCGCGGCCGCACCAGGCGCCGCGAATTGTGCACCTTGGAGATGAAATGGCGCAGCATGGCCTCGGTCACCTCGAAGTCGGCGATGACACCGTCCTTCATGGGCCGGATGGCCACGATGTTGCCCGGGGTGCGCCCGAGCATCCGCTTGGCCTCCAGGCCCACGGACAGCACCTTGTTGCCGCCCCGGGGGTCTTTTTTCACCGCCACCACCGACGGTTCGGACAGGACGATGCCCTTGCCCTTGACGAACACCAAAGTGTTGGCCGTCCCCAGGTCGATGGCCAGATCGTTGGAGAAAAGGCCCAAAATCCTATCCAAAATCCTGGACATATCGCCTCGCTTGCCGCAAATTCGGCTCTCGTGAACACGCAACCGGGCTGTGTTTGCCGATTCGTCCCGCGTTGTCAACGATTGATTTGCCACCCCGCCACAACGCCATGAACCCGCGCTATCTGACCCTGGCCACCGCCTTCCGCGCCCTGTTCGGACGGCGGGCGAAAAAAATTCCCCTGGACGCGGGCGGCTCCTGCCCCAACCGCGACGGCACCCTGTCGCGGGGTGGCTGTCTTTTCTGCAACGCGGCGGGATCGGGGACGGGCCTCTACCATACGGGCTTCGGCCTTCGGGCGCAATGGGACCGGCTGACCCCGCCGGCCCGGCGGCGCGGCGAAGCGCTGGTCGCCTACCTGCAATCGTTTTCCAACACCCACGGCCCGGCGGCGCGCCTGGCCGCGCTCCTGGCCGAACTGGCCGCCCTGCCGGAGGTGGCCGGCATCCGCCTGGGCACCCGGCCGGACTGCCTGGACGCGGAGAAAATCGCCCTTTTCGCCGCCGCGCCCGTGGCCCACAAGCAGTTGGAGCTGGGCCTGCAATCGGCCGACGACGCGACGCTGCGGCGCATCCGCCGCGGCCACGACGCGGCCGGCTTCGCCCGGGCGACGCGGCTGGCCGCCGGGGCCGGCATCGGCGTCACCGCCCACCTCATGGCCGGGCTGCCGGGCGAGGACACGGCCGGGTTCCTAGCCAGCGTCGGGTTCATCAACGCCCTGCCCGTGACCGGGGTCAAGTTCCACAACACCCTGGTGGTGGCCGGATCGAGCCTGGCGGCGCTGCACGAGGCCGGCGGGTACGCGCCCATGGGGCGCGAAACCTACGTCGCGGCCGTGGCCGAGGCCATCGCCCGGCTGCGGCCGGACATCGTGGTGGAGCGCATAAACGCCGACCCGGCCCCGGGGGAACTGCTCGCCCCGGCCTGGGCGGCGGACAAGCGCGGCCTGCTGGCCGACATCGCCGCCCGGCTCGACGCCCTGGACATCCGGCAGGGCTGCCGGTTTCGGCCGTGACCGGGCGGGTGCACCGCGGGCGTCACGGCGTCGGGCCGGACAGGCCGCCCTCCCTGAAGACCGCCCGGGCACCCGACCAGTTCCCTACAACGGGTCCGGGATTCCGAGCCAACCGCATCCATTGACTTCGGGTTCTTTTTTTATATCTTTTTCCCATGGAGTTTGCTTTCGACCCGGAGAAAAGCCGCATGAACCAGGAAAAGCACGGCATCGATTTCGTCGCCGTGCAAGCGCTTTGGGACGATCCGGATCTGTTGCAAATCCCGGCGCGCACCGAGGATGAACCCCGGTTTCTGGTCATCGGCCGGCTGGCCGGAAAACACTGGTCCGTGGTGATCACCTTTCGAGGCGACACGGTTCGCCTCATTTCGGCCAGGCGCTCCCGGAAAAACGAGGTGCTCTTGTATGAAAGCTGAGGAATTCGACGCCGCCTTCGAAAGCGGCGAAAACATGCTGCCGCATCTGGACCTCGACGGCGCCGTGCGCCGCAACCAGCAAGTCCGGCGCGTCAACGTGGATTTTCCCCTGTGGATGGTCAAGGAACTCGACCGGCGGGCCAGGCGCCTGGGCGTCACCCGCCAGTCCCTGCTCAAGGTCTACATCGCCGCCTCCCTCAGGGACCAGGGCGAAACCACTCCCCTGCCGCTCTAGCCAGGGCCGGCCGCCGCCTCTGGCAGGCCGGGCCGAAACGGCGTAGATTCCCCCCGCCCGCGCGGCCGACGGCCTGTTGCCCGGCCGGCGGGCGGCGGCATCCGCCTTCCCCATGCTTGCCCGCCCGGCGCGACACCGGGCATACGGAGGCGCGCCATGGCGACACGGACCGAAACATGCCTGGCCGGGCCGCTGGCCCTGACCATCCACTGGCAAGGCGACGAGGTCGCCAGCCTGTCCCTGGACTGGTCCAAGGGCAAGACGCGGCGCCTGGCCACCGAGGCCGGCGAGGCGGTGCAGGCCGCCCTGGAACGCTACGTGGCCGGCGAGGAAACGGACTGGCCCGCCCTGCCCTGGCGCCTGGAGGGCCTGTCGGACTTCGCCCGGCGGGTGCTCGCCGAACTGGCCCGGGTGCCCCGGGGCCAGATGGTCAGCTACGGCTGGCTGGCGGCCAAGGCCGGCCGGCCCAAGGCGGCCCGGGCCGTGGGCCGGGTCATGGCCCGCAACCCCTTCCCCATGCTCGTTCCCTGCCACCGGGTGGTGGGGGCCGACGGCACGCTCACGGGCTTCGGCCCGGGGCTCGACATGAAACGCTACCTGCTGGAGCGCGAAGGCGCCCTGGCCCCAAAGCCCACACAAGGATGACACGCGCGATGTTTACCGGACTGGTGATGGGACTTGGCCGCATCGAGGACGTGCGCGCCCGCGGCGAGGAAACCCGTTTTCGCATCAAGGCGCTTTTCGACCTCGACCACCTCGTCCTTGGCGAATCCATCGCCGTCAACGGCGCCTGCCTGACCGTGGAAACGGCCGGGGACAAGGAATTTTCCGCCTACGCCTCGGCCGAGACCCTGTCCAAGACGGGCCTGGGGACGCTCAAGGCCGGCAGCACCGTCAACCTGGAGCGCGCCCTGGCCCTCGGCGACCGCCTGGGCGGCCACATGGTCGCCGGCCACGTGGACTGCCAGGCCAGGATCGAATCCGTGACCCCGGCCGGCCAGTCCACCCGCTTGCGCCTGACCTTTCCCCAGGAATTCTCCACCCAGGTCGTGCCCAAGGGCTCGGTGGCCCTGGACGGCATCAGCCTCACGGTCAACGAATGCGGCGACGGGTTCCTCACGGTCAACATCATCCCCTCGACCCTGGGCGCCACCACCATCGGCTCCTGGAAGCCGGGCGTTTCGGTCAACATGGAGACGGACCTGATCGGCAAATACGTGCTGCGCCTGCTCGGCCCGTGGAAAGAGGCCGGCGGCGGCAAGGGCTCGCGCCTCACCGAGGGCTTCCTGCGCGAGCACGGCTTCTAGCGCCCCCCGATAACGCAACCGGGGATCGCGGGCCACGGGCCGGGATGCCCCTTTGCGCGCGACGTGGCCCGCGCCGCCGCCCGGCGGCCCCGAACGGCGGCGGGACGGTCGGCCCGGCCTACCAGGCCACGGGCTTGGGGTTGATGTCGTCGGAGCCCATCTGGTGCCAGTAGGGATAGGCCGGGGTGCGGCGGCTGACGGCGTCCAGGCGGCCGATCTGGTCCGGGGTCAGGCGCAACTCCACGGCCCCGAGGTTTTGCCGCAACTGCGCCTCGTCGCGGGCGCCGACCACGATGTTGCACACCGTGGGCCGGGTCAGCAGCCAGGCCAGGGCGACCTGGGCCACGGTGCCACCCGTTTCCCCGGCCACGGCGTCAAGCACGTCCACCACGTCGTAGAGGAAGGCGTCGTCCACGGGCGGCCCTTTTTCGGCCCCGCCCGACTTGATGCGGCCCTCGCCCATGGGCTGGCCCCGGCGGATCTTGCCGGTCAGCCGCCCCCAGCCCAGCGGGCTCCAGACCATGAGCCCCAGCCCCTGGTCCACGGCCAGGGGCATGAGCTCCCATTCGTAGTCCCGGCCCACGAGCGAATAGTTGCCCTGGTAGGCGACGTAGCGGCCCAGGCCGTACTTCTCGGACACGGCCAGGGATTTCATGACCTGCCAGCCCGAGAAGTTGGA
This genomic window from Solidesulfovibrio sp. contains:
- the brnA gene encoding type II toxin-antitoxin system BrnA family antitoxin, which codes for MKAEEFDAAFESGENMLPHLDLDGAVRRNQQVRRVNVDFPLWMVKELDRRARRLGVTRQSLLKVYIAASLRDQGETTPLPL
- a CDS encoding riboflavin synthase, coding for MFTGLVMGLGRIEDVRARGEETRFRIKALFDLDHLVLGESIAVNGACLTVETAGDKEFSAYASAETLSKTGLGTLKAGSTVNLERALALGDRLGGHMVAGHVDCQARIESVTPAGQSTRLRLTFPQEFSTQVVPKGSVALDGISLTVNECGDGFLTVNIIPSTLGATTIGSWKPGVSVNMETDLIGKYVLRLLGPWKEAGGGKGSRLTEGFLREHGF
- a CDS encoding TIGR01212 family radical SAM protein (This family includes YhcC from E. coli K-12, an uncharacterized radical SAM protein.) — encoded protein: MPPRHNAMNPRYLTLATAFRALFGRRAKKIPLDAGGSCPNRDGTLSRGGCLFCNAAGSGTGLYHTGFGLRAQWDRLTPPARRRGEALVAYLQSFSNTHGPAARLAALLAELAALPEVAGIRLGTRPDCLDAEKIALFAAAPVAHKQLELGLQSADDATLRRIRRGHDAAGFARATRLAAGAGIGVTAHLMAGLPGEDTAGFLASVGFINALPVTGVKFHNTLVVAGSSLAALHEAGGYAPMGRETYVAAVAEAIARLRPDIVVERINADPAPGELLAPAWAADKRGLLADIAARLDALDIRQGCRFRP
- a CDS encoding MGMT family protein, yielding MATRTETCLAGPLALTIHWQGDEVASLSLDWSKGKTRRLATEAGEAVQAALERYVAGEETDWPALPWRLEGLSDFARRVLAELARVPRGQMVSYGWLAAKAGRPKAARAVGRVMARNPFPMLVPCHRVVGADGTLTGFGPGLDMKRYLLEREGALAPKPTQG
- a CDS encoding rod shape-determining protein, coding for MSRILDRILGLFSNDLAIDLGTANTLVFVKGKGIVLSEPSVVAVKKDPRGGNKVLSVGLEAKRMLGRTPGNIVAIRPMKDGVIADFEVTEAMLRHFISKVHNSRRLVRPRIIICVPTGITQVEKRAVKESAQSAGAREVYLIEEPMAAAIGANLPITEPTSNMVVDIGGGTTEVAVISLSGVVYSKSVRVGGDKMDEAIMQYVKRKYNMLIGESTAEQIKIQVGSAHHSTSQGEMEVKGRDLVTGIPQNITISAEEVQKSISEQVESIVQAVRIALEQTPPELAADIVDRGIVLTGGGALLRGLDQLLREETSLPITVVEDPLSTVVLGSGRALDNLDVLKEVTID
- a CDS encoding BrnT family toxin, coding for MEFAFDPEKSRMNQEKHGIDFVAVQALWDDPDLLQIPARTEDEPRFLVIGRLAGKHWSVVITFRGDTVRLISARRSRKNEVLLYES
- a CDS encoding aldo/keto reductase produces the protein MENRQFGRSGLHVPVLSFGTGTFGGTNAFFQRWGATDAAQATRLVDICLEAGVTFFDTADIYSEGEAERILGQALAGRRDKALVATKATFPMGPGPNDRGSSRHHLLRACEDSLRRLGTDYIDVYFMHGFDGRTPVEEALRTLDDLIRAGKIRYIGCSNFSGWQVMKSLAVSEKYGLGRYVAYQGNYSLVGRDYEWELMPLAVDQGLGLMVWSPLGWGRLTGKIRRGQPMGEGRIKSGGAEKGPPVDDAFLYDVVDVLDAVAGETGGTVAQVALAWLLTRPTVCNIVVGARDEAQLRQNLGAVELRLTPDQIGRLDAVSRRTPAYPYWHQMGSDDINPKPVAW